From Eubacterium sp. 1001713B170207_170306_E7, the proteins below share one genomic window:
- the acsC gene encoding acetyl-CoA decarbonylase/synthase complex subunit gamma, protein MAVKGLDIFKLTPKKNCKECGFPTCMAFSMKVAAGAAEIDKCPYITDEAKAQLSEATAPPMKTIKIGTGDTECALGGETVLFRHEKTYVSKALFAVEFSDADSDDEIAKKVAHLEAVKYDRIGELMCVEVASVRYAADKAKFLDLIAKVIELGRVPMAVVEDVDVAKEAAEAIKAAKGILMGATPANADAMVEVAKAADVVLGVSAGSIEELHDVVEKIEAAGYKNLVLNVGDSSVKEAYNNAVTIRTNTLKGDDRTFGYPSVVFVNKLACCEQMEVALASAFVLRYGSIIVMSDMDFKQALPLFGLRQNIFTDPQKPMRVEPTIYEFNKADDNAPVLVTVDFALSYFVVSGEIERSKVPAYLAIPDAGGYSVLTAWAAGKFGASVISDFIKESGIADKTKCRKLILPGKVAVLQGDVAEALPDWEVIVGPTEAMQIPKFLRDLMGIA, encoded by the coding sequence ATGGCAGTAAAAGGTTTAGATATTTTTAAACTGACTCCTAAGAAAAACTGTAAGGAATGTGGATTCCCTACATGTATGGCATTCTCAATGAAAGTAGCCGCTGGCGCTGCAGAAATTGACAAATGCCCGTATATTACAGACGAAGCTAAAGCTCAGTTATCTGAAGCTACCGCTCCTCCGATGAAAACAATCAAGATCGGAACCGGCGACACAGAATGTGCTCTGGGCGGCGAAACCGTATTATTCAGACATGAAAAAACTTATGTCAGCAAGGCTTTATTCGCAGTTGAATTCTCAGATGCCGATTCTGACGATGAAATCGCCAAGAAGGTAGCGCATTTAGAAGCTGTTAAATATGACCGTATCGGCGAATTAATGTGTGTAGAAGTCGCTTCTGTACGTTATGCTGCTGACAAGGCTAAATTCTTAGACCTGATCGCTAAAGTGATCGAACTGGGCCGTGTGCCAATGGCAGTTGTAGAAGATGTTGATGTGGCTAAGGAAGCCGCTGAAGCAATCAAGGCTGCTAAGGGTATCTTAATGGGCGCTACCCCTGCAAACGCCGACGCGATGGTAGAAGTTGCCAAAGCTGCTGACGTTGTACTGGGCGTTTCTGCCGGTTCAATCGAAGAATTACATGACGTTGTTGAAAAAATTGAAGCCGCTGGCTACAAGAACCTGGTTCTGAACGTTGGCGACAGCTCTGTCAAAGAAGCTTACAACAACGCTGTAACCATCCGTACCAACACTCTGAAGGGCGATGACAGAACCTTCGGCTATCCTTCAGTTGTATTTGTTAACAAGCTTGCCTGCTGCGAACAGATGGAAGTTGCCTTAGCTTCTGCTTTTGTTCTGCGCTATGGCTCCATCATCGTAATGAGCGATATGGATTTCAAACAGGCTCTGCCGCTGTTCGGCTTAAGACAAAACATCTTTACCGATCCTCAGAAACCAATGCGTGTCGAACCGACCATCTACGAATTCAATAAAGCTGACGACAACGCACCTGTACTGGTTACCGTTGACTTCGCGCTGTCCTACTTCGTAGTTTCCGGCGAAATCGAACGCTCTAAGGTTCCTGCTTACCTGGCTATTCCAGATGCTGGCGGTTACTCTGTTCTTACAGCCTGGGCTGCCGGTAAATTCGGTGCTTCCGTTATCTCTGATTTCATCAAGGAAAGCGGCATTGCTGACAAGACAAAATGCAGAAAACTTATCTTACCAGGTAAGGTTGCTGTATTACAGGGCGACGTTGCTGAAGCGCTTCCAGACTGGGAAGTTATTGTCGGACCGACAGAAGCAATGCAGATCCCGAAATTCTTACGTGATTTAATGGGTATTGCCTAA